In one Poecilia reticulata strain Guanapo linkage group LG8, Guppy_female_1.0+MT, whole genome shotgun sequence genomic region, the following are encoded:
- the LOC103469216 gene encoding serine/threonine-protein kinase 19 isoform X2 produces the protein MNRKRALVSDAFKPKKRRNGPEKFGASDEGGEPADMKSTLENLMTLFPRKLFNDTVPPIVLKHQLYSVHSDKTLVDKEVNKLQESGELLMFQLGFDSEAFGLVFASDYKTKVLAGEEGKATQATVEKFLEKVVSSCTDLSFSKDKMLREFLFTDSEITQLVKSGVLTVRDAGSWWLSIPNSGKFTKYFIQGRKAVLGMVKKSKYNEVLRVNLEERRTTSHVKFPMKYHVHDIVGAELVESIPTTSGTLLRFADS, from the exons ATGAATAGAAAACGGGCTCTGGTTTCCGACGCTTTCAAACcgaagaaaagaagaaatggcCCAGAAAAGTTTGGGGCTAGTGACGAAGGTGGTG AACCAGCTGACATGAAATCCACCTTGGAGAACCTCATGACTCTATTTCCCAGGAAGCTGTTTAACGACACAGTGCCTCCTATTGTACTGAAGCATCAGTTGTACAGTGTACACAGTGACAAGACCCTGGTGGATAAGGAAGTG AATAAACTCCAGGAGAGCGGGGAGCTGCTGATGTTCCAGCTCGGGTTTGACTCTGAGGCATTCGGGCTGGTGTTTGCATCAGACTACAAGACCAAAGTACTGGCCGGCGAAGAGGGGAAAGCAACRCAAGCAACCGTTGAAAAGTTCCTGGAGAAAGTGGTGTCCTCCTGCACCGATCTGAGCTTCAGCAAAGACAAGATGCTGAGAGAGTTTCTCTTCACAGACTCTGAGATAAC GCAGCTGGTGAAGTCAGGGGTTCTGACTGTGAGGGATGCTGGCAGCTGGTGGCTTTCCATTCCCAATTCTGGCAAAttcacaaagtattttattcaAG gACGTAAAGCAGTGCTTGGCATGGTGAAGAAGTCCAAATACAACGAAGTGTTGCGAGTCAATCTAGAGGAGCGGCGAACAACCTCACACGTGAAATTTCCTATGAAATATCACGTCCATGACATTGTTGGGGCAGAATTGGTAGAAAG CATACCTACGACTTCGGGGACTTTGTTACGATTTGCAGATTCCTGA
- the LOC103469216 gene encoding serine/threonine-protein kinase 19 isoform X1, which translates to MDHICIIFVPGMNRKRALVSDAFKPKKRRNGPEKFGASDEGGEPADMKSTLENLMTLFPRKLFNDTVPPIVLKHQLYSVHSDKTLVDKEVNKLQESGELLMFQLGFDSEAFGLVFASDYKTKVLAGEEGKATQATVEKFLEKVVSSCTDLSFSKDKMLREFLFTDSEITQLVKSGVLTVRDAGSWWLSIPNSGKFTKYFIQGRKAVLGMVKKSKYNEVLRVNLEERRTTSHVKFPMKYHVHDIVGAELVESIPTTSGTLLRFADS; encoded by the exons ATGGATCATatctgcattatttttgttccaGGTATGAATAGAAAACGGGCTCTGGTTTCCGACGCTTTCAAACcgaagaaaagaagaaatggcCCAGAAAAGTTTGGGGCTAGTGACGAAGGTGGTG AACCAGCTGACATGAAATCCACCTTGGAGAACCTCATGACTCTATTTCCCAGGAAGCTGTTTAACGACACAGTGCCTCCTATTGTACTGAAGCATCAGTTGTACAGTGTACACAGTGACAAGACCCTGGTGGATAAGGAAGTG AATAAACTCCAGGAGAGCGGGGAGCTGCTGATGTTCCAGCTCGGGTTTGACTCTGAGGCATTCGGGCTGGTGTTTGCATCAGACTACAAGACCAAAGTACTGGCCGGCGAAGAGGGGAAAGCAACRCAAGCAACCGTTGAAAAGTTCCTGGAGAAAGTGGTGTCCTCCTGCACCGATCTGAGCTTCAGCAAAGACAAGATGCTGAGAGAGTTTCTCTTCACAGACTCTGAGATAAC GCAGCTGGTGAAGTCAGGGGTTCTGACTGTGAGGGATGCTGGCAGCTGGTGGCTTTCCATTCCCAATTCTGGCAAAttcacaaagtattttattcaAG gACGTAAAGCAGTGCTTGGCATGGTGAAGAAGTCCAAATACAACGAAGTGTTGCGAGTCAATCTAGAGGAGCGGCGAACAACCTCACACGTGAAATTTCCTATGAAATATCACGTCCATGACATTGTTGGGGCAGAATTGGTAGAAAG CATACCTACGACTTCGGGGACTTTGTTACGATTTGCAGATTCCTGA
- the dxo gene encoding decapping and exoribonuclease protein — MDRHRSRSPTSSSHHHYSPNRRGGDNRRRNHCDGAQFRPSNHHLHQSSATPRQTPPRSQTLSTRREAYERDFPLYKQPVEVGCFSLDSQRRFFNDSRQMRFYVEPERSPNFDLRDGYRERYVKRDENVKEKLDHILRWIVANRSKLKSKLTTDASCPLDFDFVTWRGHLTKLLTTPYETREGWLLAVTRFNGTLYISEVETEAARRERENRPERNKEMMYWGYKFEQYMCADDTNSEPDPSGVVNTNEAFCTVVQTRLTDHKLLFSGEVDCRDRDPGAPPPPACYVELKTSAEICTPKQRSNLHRFKLLKWWAQSFLPGVPRVVAGFRDHDGTVVSVETFQISKISQLIKNEYNCWKPTVCMNFCCDFLSFXKREATEDNPSVVYLFSWEPHNDVTYSVHRDSRYTFLPDWYIKEMTRSPE, encoded by the exons ATGGACCGGCACAGATCCCGCAGCCCTACTTCCAGCTCCCACCACCACTATTCCCCAAACAGACGGGGAGGCGATAACAGGAGACGAAACCACTGTGACGGTGCACAATTCAGACCCTCAAATCACCACCTGCATCAGTCCAGTGCTACTCCAAGGCAAACCCCACCAAGGTCCCAGACCTTAAGCACAAGGAGGGAAGCRTATGAGAGAGACTTTCCATTGTACAAGCAGCCTGTGGAAGTGGGCTGTTTCTCCCTGGACTCTCAGCGTAGGTTTTTCAACGACAGCAGGCAGATGAGATTCTACGTGGAACCTGAGCGAAGTCCCAATTTTGATCTGAGGGATGGGTACAGGGAACGATAYGTGAAGAGGGACGAAAAYGTCAAGGAGAAGCTGGATCACATTCTGCGGTGGATCGTAGCCAACAGGTCAAAGCTGAAATCCAAGCTGACCACAGATGCCTCATG CCCGTTAGACTTTGACTTTGTGACCTGGCGGGGACACCTGACCAAGCTGCTCACTACGCCGTACGAGACCAGAGAGGGCTGGTTGCTGGCGGTGACCAGGTTTAACGGCACGCTCTACATCAGCGAGGTGGAGACCGAAGCTGCTCGCAGGGAACGAGAAAACCGCCCAGAGAGGAACAAGGAGATGATGTACTGGGGATACAAGTTTGAACAGTACATGTGTGCAG ACGACACAAACAGTGAGCCTGACCCCAGCGGAGTGGTCAACACCAACGAGGCCTTCTGCACCGTGGTCCAGACCCGACTCACGGACCACAAGCTTCTGTTCTCTGGTGAGGTGGATTGTCGGGACAGAGATCCTGGtgctccacctcctcctgcCTGCTACGTGGAGCTGAAGACCTCTGCAGAGATCTGCACTCCCAAACAGCGCAGCAACCTCCACAG GTTTAAACTGTTGAAATGGTGGGCCCAGTCTTTTCTCCCCGGGGTCCCTCGGGTGGTTGCGGGTTTCAGGGATCATGATGGGACCGTCGTTTCTGTGGAGACTTTTCAGATCTCCAAGATTTCACAGCTCATCAAG AACGAATACAACTGCTGGAAGCCAACAGTGTGCATGAACTTCTGCTGCGACTTCCTGTCTTTTGYGAAGCGTGAAGCTACTGAGGACAATCCTAG